In Ptychodera flava strain L36383 unplaced genomic scaffold, AS_Pfla_20210202 Scaffold_43__1_contigs__length_1316584_pilon, whole genome shotgun sequence, the following are encoded in one genomic region:
- the LOC139128112 gene encoding organic cation transporter protein-like, which yields MPFLRLLSDVWQPLPYVIMGSLTASSGALVLLVPETKNRPVPATIEEFEMLHKKRRKARGRNDIAVVSGKTGHTLCESGMICDV from the exons ATGCCCTTTTTGCGATTGTTGTCCGATGTATGGCAGCCTCTTCCGTACGTCATCATGGGATCCTTGACAGCGTCATCGGGGGCTTTGGTGTTATTGGTGCCGGAAACGAAAAACCGTCCCGTACCGGCGACGATTGAAGAGTTTGAAATGCTCCACAA AAAACGAAGAAAGGCGAGGGGAAGGAACGACATTGCTGTGGTATCCGGAAAGACAGGCCACACGCTCTGTGAATCTGGCATGATTTGTGATGTGTGA